Proteins encoded within one genomic window of Gambusia affinis linkage group LG09, SWU_Gaff_1.0, whole genome shotgun sequence:
- the immt gene encoding MICOS complex subunit MIC60 isoform X1, with product MLRVCLRGIKATAQKSSGRIRLTNVQQCREYTTGESSGASRVIAAGLLTVTGGIGGTIIYAKWDHKFRAAVEKNVPYSELLLGLALGPVPQDAGLPNRKQMESIQPPSMMEKQMRTSKAKSENKLKETTEHGAQDSGPASSQPAQNIQAEASAEATQIISAISEVQSIPAPCDTEPTAATGDCKECSDHNIVLETAAVLQDTESAGTAEPLRERSAEEVAARLAQQNQDEKDIITSLSARLDDSLASSAKATLQAIGAQEAALQAITQHTHKLKEAMEAEGPSEEKSTQWKDLEAALAERTTSVNDAKTALVKANEALDSLKSVIDKSKGFKITAARPLILAAEENLHKMVVDLDKVVSKVQSAESEAKIVAQYTELVNEAKQQFQREVSSLTPEIQANWKGLTGKLSTDDLNALIAHAHRRIDQLNRELAEQRVREQIHLEAALEQQRAEDQRALDKAIGTATQHVKEEARLEQERKLAELREVIEAEMRTQLRRQAAAHTDHVRDVLKVQEQELRAEAEQELSSKLLEQETRYRQLTQEQLDDFTLDMNAAYARLKGVEEAIDSHVEAEEEARKAHQLWLSVEALTYTLKTASAESPSMPLEDAAEAVRASCVENDFALALASALPEESLKRGVFSEASLRARFNSLRSLVRRVALIDESHNTLYQYLLSYVQAALLFEKQQEVPPTQLRSEDLDPFKLLSYASYCLEHGDLELAAKLVNQLRGEARRVVEDWLIEARLTLETRQVISLLSAYANAVGLGTTQAP from the exons ATGCTGAGGGTTTGTCTGCGTGGAATCAAGGCCACAGCTCAG AAGAGCTCTGGGAGAATCCGTCTGACTAATGTGCAGCAGTGCAGGGAATACACAACAGGAGAAAGCAG CGGTGCTTCCAGAGTGATAGCAGCTGGCTTGTTGACGGTAACTGGGGGCATTGGAGGCACAATCATCTACGCCAAGTGGGATCACAAGTTTCGAGCAGCAGTGGAGAAAAATGTTCCATATTCAGAATTGCTGTTAGGTCTGGCCTTGGGACCTGTTCCTCAAGATGCAGGTCTTCCCAACAGGAAACAG ATGGAGTCCATCCAGCCTCCTTCTATGATGGAAAAACAGATGAGAACGTCCAAAGCTAAGTCCGAAAATAAACTAAAGGAGACAACAGAGCATGGGGCCCAGGATTCTGGCCCCGCATCATCACAGCCAGCACAGAACATTCAGG CAGAGGCTTCAGCAGAGGCAACTCAGATCATCTCAGCCATCAGTGAGGTCCAGTCCATTCCAGCTCCATGCGACACCGAGCCCACAGCAGCCACAG GGGACTGTAAAGAATGCAGTGATCATAATATTGTCTTGGAAACAGCAGCTGTCCTTCAGGACACAGAGTCGGCTGGAACAGCAGAACCTCTGAGAGAGCGGTCAGCAGAAGAAGTGGCAGCTAGGCTGGCCCAACAGAATCAGGACGAAAAAGACATTATCACAT cgCTGTCGGCCCGGCTGGATGATTCCCTGGCCAGTTCTGCCAAGGCAACGCTGCAGGCTATTGGAGCTCAGGAGGCAGCTCTGCAGGCTATCACTCAGCACACACACAAGTTAAAGGAGGCAATGGAGGCAGAG GGTCCATCAGAGGAAAAGTCAACGCAGTGGAAAGATCTAGAAGCCGCTCTGGCAGAGAGAACAACTTCTGTGAATGATGCCAAAACTGCTCTTGTCAAAGCCAA TGAAGCTCTGGACAGTCTAAAATCAGTGATTGACAAATCCAAAGGGTTTAAGATTACAGCTGCACGGCCGCTGATCTTGGCAGCAGAAGAGAATCTCCATAAAATGGTGGTAGACTTGGACAAAGTAGTCTCCAAG GTACAATCAGCAGAGTCGGAAGCAAAGATTGTGGCCCAGTACACTGAACTGGTTAATGAAGCCAAGCAGCAGTTTCAGAGGGAAGTGAGTAGCCTAACTCCAGAGATCCAGGCCAACTGGAAAGGCCTTA cTGGTAAACTGTCAACAGATGACCTGAACGCTTTGATTGCCCATGCACATCGGCGCATTGACCAGCTGAATCGAGAACTGGCTGAGCAGCGAGTCCGAGAGCAGATCCACTTGGAAGCAGCGCTGGAGCAGCAGAGAGCCGAGGACCAGAGAGCTCTGGACAAAGCCATCGGCACGGCAACACAGCACGTTAAAGAGGAGGCCCGATTGGAGCAGGAGAGGAAG CTGGCTGAGCTGAGGGAAGTGATCGAGGCAGAGATGAGAACTCAGCTGCGGCGGCAGGCAGCCGCTCACACCGACCACGTCCGAGATGTCCTCAAAGTCCAGGAGCAGGAGCTGAGAGCTGAAGCTGAGCAG GAGCTGAGCAGTAAGCTGCTGGAGCAGGAAACCCGCTACCGTCAGCTCACTCAGGAACAGCTCGATGACTTCACTCTGGATATGAATGCTGCCTACGCAAGACTGAAGGGAGTGGAGGAGGCCATAGATA GCCATGTGGAAGCAGAGGAGGAGGCCCGGAAAGCTCATCAGCTTTGGCTGTCTGTGGAAGCACTTACCTACACCTTAAAAACAGCCAGCGCTGAGTCTCCCAGCATGCCCCTGGAGGATGCCGCTGAGGCTGTGCGTGCCAGCTGTgttgaaaatgattttgctcTGGCCCTGGCGTCAGCTCTACCTGAAGAATCCCTGAAGCGAGGTGTGTTCAGCGAGGCTTCCCTTCGTGCTCGTTTCAACTCTCTGCGATCGCTTGTTCGCAGAGTTGCTCTCATCGATGAATCCCACAACACCCTGTACCAGTACCTTTTATCATATGTTCAAGCTGCACTGCTTTTTGAGAAGCAACAGGAAGTCCCGCCTACCCAGCTACGCAGCGAAGATTTGGATCCCTTCAAGCTTCTCTCATATGCCAGCTACTGCCTAGAGCATGGGGATCTGGAGCTGGCTGCCAAACTGGTGAACCAGCTGCGAGGGGAGGCCAGGAGAGTGGTGGAGGACTGGCTGATTGAAGCCAGACTCACACTGGAAACCAGGCAGGTCATCAGTTTGCTTTCAGCCTATGCCAATGCAGTGGGTTTAGGCACCACCCAGGCACCATAG
- the immt gene encoding MICOS complex subunit MIC60 isoform X7 has translation MLRVCLRGIKATAQSSGRIRLTNVQQCREYTTGESSGASRVIAAGLLTVTGGIGGTIIYAKWDHKFRAAVEKNVPYSELLLGLALGPVPQDAGLPNRKQMESIQPPSMMEKQMRTSKAKSENKLKETTEHGAQDSGPASSQPAQNIQEASAEATQIISAISEVQSIPAPCDTEPTAATAVLQDTESAGTAEPLRERSAEEVAARLAQQNQDEKDIITSLSARLDDSLASSAKATLQAIGAQEAALQAITQHTHKLKEAMEAEGPSEEKSTQWKDLEAALAERTTSVNDAKTALVKANEALDSLKSVIDKSKGFKITAARPLILAAEENLHKMVVDLDKVVSKVQSAESEAKIVAQYTELVNEAKQQFQREVSSLTPEIQANWKGLTGKLSTDDLNALIAHAHRRIDQLNRELAEQRVREQIHLEAALEQQRAEDQRALDKAIGTATQHVKEEARLEQERKLAELREVIEAEMRTQLRRQAAAHTDHVRDVLKVQEQELRAEAEQELSSKLLEQETRYRQLTQEQLDDFTLDMNAAYARLKGVEEAIDSHVEAEEEARKAHQLWLSVEALTYTLKTASAESPSMPLEDAAEAVRASCVENDFALALASALPEESLKRGVFSEASLRARFNSLRSLVRRVALIDESHNTLYQYLLSYVQAALLFEKQQEVPPTQLRSEDLDPFKLLSYASYCLEHGDLELAAKLVNQLRGEARRVVEDWLIEARLTLETRQVISLLSAYANAVGLGTTQAP, from the exons ATGCTGAGGGTTTGTCTGCGTGGAATCAAGGCCACAGCTCAG AGCTCTGGGAGAATCCGTCTGACTAATGTGCAGCAGTGCAGGGAATACACAACAGGAGAAAGCAG CGGTGCTTCCAGAGTGATAGCAGCTGGCTTGTTGACGGTAACTGGGGGCATTGGAGGCACAATCATCTACGCCAAGTGGGATCACAAGTTTCGAGCAGCAGTGGAGAAAAATGTTCCATATTCAGAATTGCTGTTAGGTCTGGCCTTGGGACCTGTTCCTCAAGATGCAGGTCTTCCCAACAGGAAACAG ATGGAGTCCATCCAGCCTCCTTCTATGATGGAAAAACAGATGAGAACGTCCAAAGCTAAGTCCGAAAATAAACTAAAGGAGACAACAGAGCATGGGGCCCAGGATTCTGGCCCCGCATCATCACAGCCAGCACAGAACATTCAGG AGGCTTCAGCAGAGGCAACTCAGATCATCTCAGCCATCAGTGAGGTCCAGTCCATTCCAGCTCCATGCGACACCGAGCCCACAGCAGCCACAG CTGTCCTTCAGGACACAGAGTCGGCTGGAACAGCAGAACCTCTGAGAGAGCGGTCAGCAGAAGAAGTGGCAGCTAGGCTGGCCCAACAGAATCAGGACGAAAAAGACATTATCACAT cgCTGTCGGCCCGGCTGGATGATTCCCTGGCCAGTTCTGCCAAGGCAACGCTGCAGGCTATTGGAGCTCAGGAGGCAGCTCTGCAGGCTATCACTCAGCACACACACAAGTTAAAGGAGGCAATGGAGGCAGAG GGTCCATCAGAGGAAAAGTCAACGCAGTGGAAAGATCTAGAAGCCGCTCTGGCAGAGAGAACAACTTCTGTGAATGATGCCAAAACTGCTCTTGTCAAAGCCAA TGAAGCTCTGGACAGTCTAAAATCAGTGATTGACAAATCCAAAGGGTTTAAGATTACAGCTGCACGGCCGCTGATCTTGGCAGCAGAAGAGAATCTCCATAAAATGGTGGTAGACTTGGACAAAGTAGTCTCCAAG GTACAATCAGCAGAGTCGGAAGCAAAGATTGTGGCCCAGTACACTGAACTGGTTAATGAAGCCAAGCAGCAGTTTCAGAGGGAAGTGAGTAGCCTAACTCCAGAGATCCAGGCCAACTGGAAAGGCCTTA cTGGTAAACTGTCAACAGATGACCTGAACGCTTTGATTGCCCATGCACATCGGCGCATTGACCAGCTGAATCGAGAACTGGCTGAGCAGCGAGTCCGAGAGCAGATCCACTTGGAAGCAGCGCTGGAGCAGCAGAGAGCCGAGGACCAGAGAGCTCTGGACAAAGCCATCGGCACGGCAACACAGCACGTTAAAGAGGAGGCCCGATTGGAGCAGGAGAGGAAG CTGGCTGAGCTGAGGGAAGTGATCGAGGCAGAGATGAGAACTCAGCTGCGGCGGCAGGCAGCCGCTCACACCGACCACGTCCGAGATGTCCTCAAAGTCCAGGAGCAGGAGCTGAGAGCTGAAGCTGAGCAG GAGCTGAGCAGTAAGCTGCTGGAGCAGGAAACCCGCTACCGTCAGCTCACTCAGGAACAGCTCGATGACTTCACTCTGGATATGAATGCTGCCTACGCAAGACTGAAGGGAGTGGAGGAGGCCATAGATA GCCATGTGGAAGCAGAGGAGGAGGCCCGGAAAGCTCATCAGCTTTGGCTGTCTGTGGAAGCACTTACCTACACCTTAAAAACAGCCAGCGCTGAGTCTCCCAGCATGCCCCTGGAGGATGCCGCTGAGGCTGTGCGTGCCAGCTGTgttgaaaatgattttgctcTGGCCCTGGCGTCAGCTCTACCTGAAGAATCCCTGAAGCGAGGTGTGTTCAGCGAGGCTTCCCTTCGTGCTCGTTTCAACTCTCTGCGATCGCTTGTTCGCAGAGTTGCTCTCATCGATGAATCCCACAACACCCTGTACCAGTACCTTTTATCATATGTTCAAGCTGCACTGCTTTTTGAGAAGCAACAGGAAGTCCCGCCTACCCAGCTACGCAGCGAAGATTTGGATCCCTTCAAGCTTCTCTCATATGCCAGCTACTGCCTAGAGCATGGGGATCTGGAGCTGGCTGCCAAACTGGTGAACCAGCTGCGAGGGGAGGCCAGGAGAGTGGTGGAGGACTGGCTGATTGAAGCCAGACTCACACTGGAAACCAGGCAGGTCATCAGTTTGCTTTCAGCCTATGCCAATGCAGTGGGTTTAGGCACCACCCAGGCACCATAG
- the immt gene encoding MICOS complex subunit MIC60 isoform X6, translating into MLRVCLRGIKATAQKSSGRIRLTNVQQCREYTTGESSGASRVIAAGLLTVTGGIGGTIIYAKWDHKFRAAVEKNVPYSELLLGLALGPVPQDAGLPNRKQMESIQPPSMMEKQMRTSKAKSENKLKETTEHGAQDSGPASSQPAQNIQEASAEATQIISAISEVQSIPAPCDTEPTAATAVLQDTESAGTAEPLRERSAEEVAARLAQQNQDEKDIITSLSARLDDSLASSAKATLQAIGAQEAALQAITQHTHKLKEAMEAEGPSEEKSTQWKDLEAALAERTTSVNDAKTALVKANEALDSLKSVIDKSKGFKITAARPLILAAEENLHKMVVDLDKVVSKVQSAESEAKIVAQYTELVNEAKQQFQREVSSLTPEIQANWKGLTGKLSTDDLNALIAHAHRRIDQLNRELAEQRVREQIHLEAALEQQRAEDQRALDKAIGTATQHVKEEARLEQERKLAELREVIEAEMRTQLRRQAAAHTDHVRDVLKVQEQELRAEAEQELSSKLLEQETRYRQLTQEQLDDFTLDMNAAYARLKGVEEAIDSHVEAEEEARKAHQLWLSVEALTYTLKTASAESPSMPLEDAAEAVRASCVENDFALALASALPEESLKRGVFSEASLRARFNSLRSLVRRVALIDESHNTLYQYLLSYVQAALLFEKQQEVPPTQLRSEDLDPFKLLSYASYCLEHGDLELAAKLVNQLRGEARRVVEDWLIEARLTLETRQVISLLSAYANAVGLGTTQAP; encoded by the exons ATGCTGAGGGTTTGTCTGCGTGGAATCAAGGCCACAGCTCAG AAGAGCTCTGGGAGAATCCGTCTGACTAATGTGCAGCAGTGCAGGGAATACACAACAGGAGAAAGCAG CGGTGCTTCCAGAGTGATAGCAGCTGGCTTGTTGACGGTAACTGGGGGCATTGGAGGCACAATCATCTACGCCAAGTGGGATCACAAGTTTCGAGCAGCAGTGGAGAAAAATGTTCCATATTCAGAATTGCTGTTAGGTCTGGCCTTGGGACCTGTTCCTCAAGATGCAGGTCTTCCCAACAGGAAACAG ATGGAGTCCATCCAGCCTCCTTCTATGATGGAAAAACAGATGAGAACGTCCAAAGCTAAGTCCGAAAATAAACTAAAGGAGACAACAGAGCATGGGGCCCAGGATTCTGGCCCCGCATCATCACAGCCAGCACAGAACATTCAGG AGGCTTCAGCAGAGGCAACTCAGATCATCTCAGCCATCAGTGAGGTCCAGTCCATTCCAGCTCCATGCGACACCGAGCCCACAGCAGCCACAG CTGTCCTTCAGGACACAGAGTCGGCTGGAACAGCAGAACCTCTGAGAGAGCGGTCAGCAGAAGAAGTGGCAGCTAGGCTGGCCCAACAGAATCAGGACGAAAAAGACATTATCACAT cgCTGTCGGCCCGGCTGGATGATTCCCTGGCCAGTTCTGCCAAGGCAACGCTGCAGGCTATTGGAGCTCAGGAGGCAGCTCTGCAGGCTATCACTCAGCACACACACAAGTTAAAGGAGGCAATGGAGGCAGAG GGTCCATCAGAGGAAAAGTCAACGCAGTGGAAAGATCTAGAAGCCGCTCTGGCAGAGAGAACAACTTCTGTGAATGATGCCAAAACTGCTCTTGTCAAAGCCAA TGAAGCTCTGGACAGTCTAAAATCAGTGATTGACAAATCCAAAGGGTTTAAGATTACAGCTGCACGGCCGCTGATCTTGGCAGCAGAAGAGAATCTCCATAAAATGGTGGTAGACTTGGACAAAGTAGTCTCCAAG GTACAATCAGCAGAGTCGGAAGCAAAGATTGTGGCCCAGTACACTGAACTGGTTAATGAAGCCAAGCAGCAGTTTCAGAGGGAAGTGAGTAGCCTAACTCCAGAGATCCAGGCCAACTGGAAAGGCCTTA cTGGTAAACTGTCAACAGATGACCTGAACGCTTTGATTGCCCATGCACATCGGCGCATTGACCAGCTGAATCGAGAACTGGCTGAGCAGCGAGTCCGAGAGCAGATCCACTTGGAAGCAGCGCTGGAGCAGCAGAGAGCCGAGGACCAGAGAGCTCTGGACAAAGCCATCGGCACGGCAACACAGCACGTTAAAGAGGAGGCCCGATTGGAGCAGGAGAGGAAG CTGGCTGAGCTGAGGGAAGTGATCGAGGCAGAGATGAGAACTCAGCTGCGGCGGCAGGCAGCCGCTCACACCGACCACGTCCGAGATGTCCTCAAAGTCCAGGAGCAGGAGCTGAGAGCTGAAGCTGAGCAG GAGCTGAGCAGTAAGCTGCTGGAGCAGGAAACCCGCTACCGTCAGCTCACTCAGGAACAGCTCGATGACTTCACTCTGGATATGAATGCTGCCTACGCAAGACTGAAGGGAGTGGAGGAGGCCATAGATA GCCATGTGGAAGCAGAGGAGGAGGCCCGGAAAGCTCATCAGCTTTGGCTGTCTGTGGAAGCACTTACCTACACCTTAAAAACAGCCAGCGCTGAGTCTCCCAGCATGCCCCTGGAGGATGCCGCTGAGGCTGTGCGTGCCAGCTGTgttgaaaatgattttgctcTGGCCCTGGCGTCAGCTCTACCTGAAGAATCCCTGAAGCGAGGTGTGTTCAGCGAGGCTTCCCTTCGTGCTCGTTTCAACTCTCTGCGATCGCTTGTTCGCAGAGTTGCTCTCATCGATGAATCCCACAACACCCTGTACCAGTACCTTTTATCATATGTTCAAGCTGCACTGCTTTTTGAGAAGCAACAGGAAGTCCCGCCTACCCAGCTACGCAGCGAAGATTTGGATCCCTTCAAGCTTCTCTCATATGCCAGCTACTGCCTAGAGCATGGGGATCTGGAGCTGGCTGCCAAACTGGTGAACCAGCTGCGAGGGGAGGCCAGGAGAGTGGTGGAGGACTGGCTGATTGAAGCCAGACTCACACTGGAAACCAGGCAGGTCATCAGTTTGCTTTCAGCCTATGCCAATGCAGTGGGTTTAGGCACCACCCAGGCACCATAG